One region of Streptomyces subrutilus genomic DNA includes:
- a CDS encoding IS5 family transposase (programmed frameshift): MSTRPWIVDDDLWALIEPLLPPWPTRSPGPRPLADRLCLQGILYVLHNDIAWQLLPPELGFGSGQTCWRRLERWQQAGVFDQLHRILLAELNAAGRLDWSRACVDGPHPGEKGGADTGPSPVDRRKTGSKHHLICDGRGTPLKVITTAANVNDVTQTLALVDGIPPVAGRPGRPRRRPDALLGDKGYDSNPNREELRKRRILPVISRKGAPNIKGMGKLRYVVEQTFALLHQFKRLAVRWERRTELHDAFASLACSLICWRRLNKPDS, translated from the exons GTGAGCACTCGGCCGTGGATCGTGGACGATGACTTGTGGGCACTGATCGAGCCGCTGCTGCCGCCCTGGCCTACGAGGTCGCCAGGTCCGCGGCCGCTGGCAGACCGGTTGTGTCTGCAGGGCATTCTGTACGTCCTGCACAACGACATTGCCTGGCAACTCCTGCCACCTGAGCTGGGCTTCGGCTCCGGGCAGACCTGCTGGCGGCGTCTGGAGCGGTGGCAGCAGGCCGGGGTCTTCGACCAGCTGCACCGAATCCTGCTCGCCGAGCTGAACGCGGCCGGCCGACTCGACTGGTCCAGGGCCTGCGTGGACGGC CCACATCCGGGCGAAAAAGGGGGAGCCGACACCGGTCCGTCGCCGGTCGACCGGCGGAAGACGGGCAGCAAACACCACCTGATCTGCGACGGACGCGGCACCCCGCTCAAGGTCATCACGACCGCGGCCAACGTCAATGACGTCACCCAGACCCTCGCCCTGGTCGACGGCATCCCGCCAGTGGCGGGCCGCCCCGGCCGTCCCCGCAGACGCCCGGACGCCCTGCTCGGCGACAAGGGCTACGACTCCAACCCCAACCGGGAAGAGCTGCGCAAACGCCGGATCCTGCCCGTCATCTCCCGCAAAGGAGCCCCGAACATCAAGGGCATGGGCAAACTCCGCTACGTCGTCGAGCAGACCTTCGCACTCCTGCACCAGTTCAAACGACTCGCCGTCCGCTGGGAACGCCGCACCGAACTCCACGACGCGTTTGCATCCCTCGCCTGCAGCCTCATCTGCTGGCGACGCCTCAACAAGCCCGACTCATGA
- a CDS encoding GNAT family N-acetyltransferase, producing the protein MSQYQCVIRPVRGDEWAKVKELRIAALNDPAASVAFLETVAQAEGRPDAFWKGRAEGASHGHAARQFVAEGPGGEWAGSVTVLVEESGTTDIFDQDIEQAQGHLVGVFVRPEQRGTGLTEGLFRAALEWCWSLEQPELQRVRLFVHEGNARAAAFYRRFGFEATGNAVPVPADPSAKELEYVFPRT; encoded by the coding sequence ATGAGTCAGTATCAGTGCGTGATACGTCCGGTACGGGGCGACGAGTGGGCCAAGGTCAAGGAGCTGCGGATCGCCGCGCTGAACGACCCCGCGGCTTCCGTGGCGTTCCTTGAGACCGTGGCGCAGGCCGAGGGCCGGCCCGACGCGTTCTGGAAGGGACGTGCCGAGGGGGCTTCGCACGGGCACGCGGCTCGGCAGTTCGTGGCCGAGGGGCCCGGCGGGGAGTGGGCCGGGTCGGTGACGGTGCTGGTCGAGGAGAGCGGCACCACCGACATCTTCGACCAGGACATCGAGCAGGCCCAGGGGCACCTGGTCGGTGTGTTCGTACGGCCGGAGCAGCGGGGGACCGGGCTCACCGAGGGGCTATTCCGGGCCGCGCTCGAGTGGTGCTGGTCGCTGGAGCAGCCGGAGCTACAGCGGGTACGGCTCTTCGTGCACGAGGGGAACGCGCGGGCCGCGGCCTTCTACCGGCGGTTCGGGTTCGAGGCGACGGGAAACGCCGTGCCCGTGCCGGCGGATCCGTCCGCCAAGGAGCTGGAGTACGTGTTCCCGAGGACGTGA